One part of the Dysidea avara chromosome 10, odDysAvar1.4, whole genome shotgun sequence genome encodes these proteins:
- the LOC136269203 gene encoding uncharacterized protein isoform X1 — MSYFLSRERHTRLPLRSQSESARASRSAHFDLLRTYAHQIELSKMKTVGTKLRSLRWSVKAKGGGLEVTKREKTLAKKQRAILQQLQLQPVRGIEKVFIKATGHAHPSTESVPGFSNLNFTPNVVKAVGATGITKPTVIQMLAAPAILSGRHVLCGAETGSGKTLAYLAPVIDQLRKEEENEGVVARISRPRAIVLCPSRELASQVLGVAKSLCHHARLRMTGIIGGKRKKFIRESLYNPTDIVVATLGTLQKYLIRGKINLNDLTHLVIDEADTVFDGTFLDELECILRDVKIRTDYPPLSPADDTQIIVVTATVSSELQEKVKKIVPSVRVVTTKSLHKVLPNIKQVFVKVRQDEKADKLVEILKKQSGSDQKTIVFCNSVKSCTWAANHLVVNGIYVAKYHGGIHPVLHGQRPLKDFTNADQNVLVCTDIASRGIDCSKINHVIQFDFPTSVTDYLHRVGRTGRVGSTTHCQATTFMTKKSDIRMALKIEQAAKKKEPIDDKDLVRTAKRKPVSKRSNEQNNT; from the exons ATGTCGTACTTTCTCTCAAGAGAGAGACACACAAGACTTCCTCTCCGATCACAGTCTGAGTCTGCTCGTGCCAGTCGTAGTGCGCATTTTGATCTGTTGAGGACCTATGCGCATCAAATAGAATTATCAAAAATGAAAACAGTCGGGACGAAACTGCGGAGCTTAAGATGGAGCGTTAAGGCTAAAGGAGGTGGACTGGAAGTCACGAAGCGAGAGAAAACGTTAGCTAAGAAACAGCGTGCAATACTACAGCAGCTACAACTACAGCCTGTACGAGGCATAGAGAAAGTCTTCATTAAAGCAACAGGACACGCG CATCCCTCTACCGAATCAGTCCCGGGGTTTTCAAACCTGAACTTTACACCTAATGTAGTGAAGGCTGTTGGAGCCACAGGCATCACAAAGCCGACAGTTATACAG ATGTTAGCTGCGCCAGCAATACTCAGTGGACGCCATGTGTTATGTGGTGCAGAAAcag GTTCAGGCAAGACACTGGCATACCTTGCTCCTGTAATAGATCAACTCAGAAAGGAGGAGGAGAATGAAGGAGTAGTGGCTCGCATCAGTCGACCTCGTGCCATTGTCCTGTGCCCATCAAGAGAATTAGCTTCACAAGTATTG GGTGTTGCTAAGTCACTATGTCACCATGCTCGGTTAAGAATGACTGGAATTATTGGAGGCAAAAGAAAA AAGTTTATTAGAGAATCACTTTACAATCCCACAGACATAGTGGTCGCAACACTGGGAACATTGCAGAAATATCTGATAAGGG GTAAAATAAATTTGAATGACTTGACACACCTTGTGATTGATGAGGCTGACACTGTCTTTGATGGAACGTTTCTAGATGAGCTTGAATGTATCCTCAGAGATGTGAAG ATTCGGACCGATTATCCGCCATTATCACCAGCCGATGATACTCAAATTATTGTAGTAACGGCTACTGTGTCTAGTGAACTGCAAGAGAAGGTCAAGAAGATAGTTCCA AGTGTCAGGGTGGTCACGACGAAGAGTTTACATAAAGTATTGCCAAACATCAAGCAAGTGTTCGTGAAGGTCAGACAGGATGAGAAGGCTG ATAAACTGGTTGAGATACTGAAGAAACAAAGTGGATCTGACCAGAAAACCATTGTGTTCTGTAACTCTGTGAAGAGCTGTACATGGGCTGCAAACCATCTGGTTGTCAATGGCATATATGTTGCTAAGTATCATGGAGGGATACATCCAGTT CTACATGGGCAAAGGCCActtaaagattttacaaatgcTGATCAAAATGTACTTGTGTGTACCGACATTGCATCAAGAGGCATCGATTGTagcaag ATCAATCATGTAATCCAGTTTGATTTTCCCACATCTGTGACAGACTACCTACATAGGGTGGGGAGAACAGGCAGGGTGGGTAGCACAACACACTGTCAAGCTACCACTTTTATGACCAAGAAGAGTGACATCCGGATGGCACTTAAAATAGAG
- the LOC136269194 gene encoding uncharacterized protein: MNDSLDAGCNCSQNTSEQFRRDFRDTLPQVYMICSIPSVISCVLVFIAYAVLRRKLPRFLARVLFYRTVLDFFIAVIHIVSRIANSSKNDDTGCKVLGPLLQFALFASSAWYFALAIDLMFSIRNPFSLGSKLRLRYHALVWIPSIATTIVLVASGNDAQYAGRSMFYYCWVSVNHTTEKFSSFSWGLLMGPQIVFFIVSVCILLFSIVALGRHLPISSKKRTQVLRKNAWYISVVISETVVVGGIWIAEFILVNDNLCFCGERSYIFAIVYAVAHSLRGVADCITWFIIFSIGPKDFRYLWQKCLRCFNTRSWSVSNDLDVPLLISDTSVDQSLRSGVIYCINRGILDVIDQAVLRQEDDRGVGSATNKIVAAIMLEHADAEEDQKAEQTSSLESTTRMIKFKPSSNLSGSFTFVSMEPSIFRLLWKCQKLNLQNFKQSFFLDDINDVDSSGLSEKFTEGKSGSFFYFTLDHRYIIKTVSTEEEKFLRKIARRYYNHIKDNPETLIVRLYGLYQVRLAWGQKYISVIVMENIFHSIDQLKIHEKYDLKGSTVGRRVIKGDSVSVGSSVLKDLDLDKKVYVGPDNKTAIMDQLQKDTAFLKSVGIMDYSLLLGIHDHERDENRRVVSAGSFATGGFEVVDSLGGSERPSLKDQLFLSREETFIPVEVSPWFRQDFGGLRSYTPRHPIYHRGDAQLARQASENDFPRTYDGVSIDRIPVATYYFGIVDILQQYNVRKKLEHFWKTSITRLDPHGISAVEPNEYRQRFLRFISTVFE, translated from the exons ATGAACGACTCCTTGGATGCTGGTTGTAACTGTAGTCAAAACACTAGTGAACAATTTCGAAGAGATTTTAGGGATACCTTGCCGCAGGTCTACATGATATGCAGCATTCCTTCAGTAATCAGTTGTGTCCTCGTCTTTATCGCTTACGCTGTTTTACGGAGGAAATTACCAAGGTTTTTAGCTAGAGTACTTTTCTACAG AACTGTGCTGGACTTTTTCATTGCGGTGATTCACATCGTATCTCGTATTGCTAACTCTTCTAAGAACGATGACACTGGGTGTAAAGTGCTGGGACCACTCCTGCAGTTTGCTCTCTTTGCATCGTCGGCATGGTATTTTGCACTAGCAATTGACTTGATGTTCTCAATAAGAAATCCCTTCAG CCTTGGCTCAAAGTTACGCTTACGATATCATGCATTGGTGTGGATCCCATCTATAGCTACCACAATTGTGCTGGTAGCCAGTGGTAATGATGCACAGTACGCAG GCCGCTCCATGTTTTACTACTGTTGGGTGTCTGTCAACCATACTACAGAAAAATTTAGTAGCTTCTCATGGGGTTTGCTGATGGGACCACAGATTGTCTTCTTCATTGTGTCAGTATGTATTCTACTATTTAGTATTGTGGCACTGGGAAGACATTTGCCGATAAGCAGCAAGAAACGTACACAAGTACTTAGGAAGAATGCCTGGTACATCTCAGTGGTTATATCTGAAACAGTTGTTGTCGGAGGCATATGGATAGCGGAGTTCATATTAGTGAATGATAATTTATGTTTTTGTGGAGAAAGGTCATATATTTTTGCGATAGTATATGCAGTAGCCCATAGCTTGCGAGGTGTTGCCGATTGTATTACATGGTTCATAATCTTCTCCATAGGACCTAAAGACTTTCGCTACCTTTGGCAAAAGTGCTTGCGATGTTTCAACACAAGATCTTGGAGTGTTTCCAATGACTTGGATGTTCCTTTGTTGATATCAGACACTTCTGTAGACCAATCTTTACGTAGTGGTGTTATCTATTGTATCAACCGAGGAATACTAGATGTCATTGACCAAGCTGTACTGAGACAGGAAGATGATCGTGGTGTTGGCAGTGCTACAAACAAGATTGTTGCAGCCATAATGCTGGAACATGCTGATGCGGAAGAAGATCAAAAAGCAGAGCAGACATCAAGTCTTGAATCGACTACTCGAATGATCAAGTTTAAGCCATCTTCCAACTTGAGTGGGTCCTTTACATTTGTGAGCATGGAGCCGTCAATTTTTCGTCTCTTGTGGAAATGTCAAAAACTAAATCTTCAAAATTTTAAGCAATCATTTTTCCTTGATGACATCAATGACGTTGATAGTTCTGGATTGTCAGAGAAGTTCACAGAAGGAAAGAGTGGCAGTTTCTTTTATTTCACTCTCGATCATCGTTACATAATTAAAACAGTGTCCACTGAAGAAGAGAAATTTCTTCGTAAGATAGCACGTCGTTACTACAATCATATCAAGGATAATCCTGAAACTCTAATTGTGAGGTTGTATGGCCTATACCAAGTCAGGCTAGCCTGGGGGCAGAAATACATTAGTGTCATTGTAATGGAGAACATTTTCCACAGCATAGATCAGTTGAAGATACATGAAAAGTATGACTTGAAAGGATCTACTGTTGGCAGAAGAGTTATAAAAGGAGACAGTGTGTCGGTTGGTTCATCAGTGCTGAAAGACCTTGATTTAGACAAGAAGGTCTATGTTGGACCAGACAACAAGACAGCAATAATGGACCAACTGCAGAAAGACACAGCATTCCTCAAATCTGTTGGTATAATGGACTACAGTCTATTACTGGGTATTCATGATCATGAAAGAGACGAGAATCGACGAGTAGTTAGTGCAGGTAGCTTTGCAACTGGTGGGTTTGAAGTAGTTGACTCACTCGGTGGTAGCGAACGTCCTTCACTAAAAGATCAACTATTTCTTTCAAGAGAAGAGACTTTTATTCCTGTTGAGGTTAGCCCATGGTTTAGGCAAGATTTTGGCGGACTCAGAAGCTACACTCCACGCCATCCCATTTATCACAGAGGAGATGCACAGTTGGCTCGTCAGGCAAGTGAGAACGATTTTCCACGTACTTATGATGGGGTTAGTATTGATAGAATTCCAGTGGCTACTTATTATTTTGGGATAGTGGACATCCTGCAGCAGTACAATGTGCGGAAAAAACTGGAGCACTTTTGGAAGACAAGCATCACCCGATTAGACCCACATGGCATATCAGCTGTTGAACCAAATGAATATAGACAAAGATTTCTGAGATTTATATCTACAGTGTTTGAGTAA
- the LOC136269203 gene encoding uncharacterized protein isoform X2 translates to MSYFLSRERHTRLPLRSQSESARASRSAHFDLLRTYAHQIELSKMKTVGTKLRSLRWSVKAKGGGLEVTKREKTLAKKQRAILQQLQLQPVRGIEKVFIKATGHAHPSTESVPGFSNLNFTPNVVKAVGATGITKPTVIQMLAAPAILSGRHVLCGAETDQLRKEEENEGVVARISRPRAIVLCPSRELASQVLGVAKSLCHHARLRMTGIIGGKRKKFIRESLYNPTDIVVATLGTLQKYLIRGKINLNDLTHLVIDEADTVFDGTFLDELECILRDVKIRTDYPPLSPADDTQIIVVTATVSSELQEKVKKIVPSVRVVTTKSLHKVLPNIKQVFVKVRQDEKADKLVEILKKQSGSDQKTIVFCNSVKSCTWAANHLVVNGIYVAKYHGGIHPVLHGQRPLKDFTNADQNVLVCTDIASRGIDCSKINHVIQFDFPTSVTDYLHRVGRTGRVGSTTHCQATTFMTKKSDIRMALKIEQAAKKKEPIDDKDLVRTAKRKPVSKRSNEQNNT, encoded by the exons ATGTCGTACTTTCTCTCAAGAGAGAGACACACAAGACTTCCTCTCCGATCACAGTCTGAGTCTGCTCGTGCCAGTCGTAGTGCGCATTTTGATCTGTTGAGGACCTATGCGCATCAAATAGAATTATCAAAAATGAAAACAGTCGGGACGAAACTGCGGAGCTTAAGATGGAGCGTTAAGGCTAAAGGAGGTGGACTGGAAGTCACGAAGCGAGAGAAAACGTTAGCTAAGAAACAGCGTGCAATACTACAGCAGCTACAACTACAGCCTGTACGAGGCATAGAGAAAGTCTTCATTAAAGCAACAGGACACGCG CATCCCTCTACCGAATCAGTCCCGGGGTTTTCAAACCTGAACTTTACACCTAATGTAGTGAAGGCTGTTGGAGCCACAGGCATCACAAAGCCGACAGTTATACAG ATGTTAGCTGCGCCAGCAATACTCAGTGGACGCCATGTGTTATGTGGTGCAGAAAcag ATCAACTCAGAAAGGAGGAGGAGAATGAAGGAGTAGTGGCTCGCATCAGTCGACCTCGTGCCATTGTCCTGTGCCCATCAAGAGAATTAGCTTCACAAGTATTG GGTGTTGCTAAGTCACTATGTCACCATGCTCGGTTAAGAATGACTGGAATTATTGGAGGCAAAAGAAAA AAGTTTATTAGAGAATCACTTTACAATCCCACAGACATAGTGGTCGCAACACTGGGAACATTGCAGAAATATCTGATAAGGG GTAAAATAAATTTGAATGACTTGACACACCTTGTGATTGATGAGGCTGACACTGTCTTTGATGGAACGTTTCTAGATGAGCTTGAATGTATCCTCAGAGATGTGAAG ATTCGGACCGATTATCCGCCATTATCACCAGCCGATGATACTCAAATTATTGTAGTAACGGCTACTGTGTCTAGTGAACTGCAAGAGAAGGTCAAGAAGATAGTTCCA AGTGTCAGGGTGGTCACGACGAAGAGTTTACATAAAGTATTGCCAAACATCAAGCAAGTGTTCGTGAAGGTCAGACAGGATGAGAAGGCTG ATAAACTGGTTGAGATACTGAAGAAACAAAGTGGATCTGACCAGAAAACCATTGTGTTCTGTAACTCTGTGAAGAGCTGTACATGGGCTGCAAACCATCTGGTTGTCAATGGCATATATGTTGCTAAGTATCATGGAGGGATACATCCAGTT CTACATGGGCAAAGGCCActtaaagattttacaaatgcTGATCAAAATGTACTTGTGTGTACCGACATTGCATCAAGAGGCATCGATTGTagcaag ATCAATCATGTAATCCAGTTTGATTTTCCCACATCTGTGACAGACTACCTACATAGGGTGGGGAGAACAGGCAGGGTGGGTAGCACAACACACTGTCAAGCTACCACTTTTATGACCAAGAAGAGTGACATCCGGATGGCACTTAAAATAGAG
- the LOC136269195 gene encoding phosphatidylinositol 4-phosphate 5-kinase type-1 beta-like isoform X2 yields MLQVCGDTHLALHLYFLFAGRSMFYFCWVSVARLQTFKHYSWGLLVGPYIVLFCTSFTILVFATLVLWKRLPASNKTRTHILKQNAWCVFVLTSEILIAGGLWMSEYISIRKSRTETPNFCCQHSFVLAIAFATVHSLRGVVDCITWFMTFSIGPKDVRYLCNQAFARCRKKKWQSPSDLTMPLMMPDSTVGKALRKDVMYCINRGILDLIDRVIRKVEGVQNLGQVVNPVAASVIIGQVTEDEDMDTEQKMLENPFELNTRKIKFAPSSNYGVFSFVSMEPSVFYLLWKSQKLNLETFKQSFHIEDINNVDSSGMLEKFTEGKSGSFFYFTHDHRYIIKTVNSEEEKFLRKIASSYYRYVKDNPDSLIVRLYGLYQVRLAWEQKYISVILMENIFHSLKHLKIHEKYDLKGSTVGRRVKRGNVTAGTTLKDLNLQKKVYVGPENKTAVLEQLAKDTAFLAGLQIMDYSMILGIHDHQQQNRRLTESIAIDGFQVVQHNPGYQRYSDLIEQQPRENSFISANVYSHFRQDFGGIRSYSPYHPLNVHDETSSIFPTTYDGQRIEEMPVATYYFGIIDILQEYNLWKKSEHFWKTSVCRRNANDVSVIDPDKYRERFLNFMANTVFE; encoded by the coding sequence ATGTTGCAGGTATGTGGTGACACACACCTAGCTTTGCATTTATATTTTTTATTTGCAGGTCGCTCAATGTTTTACTTCTGTTGGGTGTCAGTAGCACGCCTGCAAACTTTTAAGCATTACTCATGGGGTCTCCTGGTTGGTCCATACATTGTATTGTTCTGTACATCTTTCACTATTCTAGTATTTGCAACATTAGTACTGTGGAAACGTCTACCTGCTAGCAACAAGACACGCACACATATTCTCAAACAGAATGCTTGGTGTGTTTTTGTTCTCACATCTGAGATTCTGATAGCTGGAGGATTATGGATGTCTGAGTACATTTCAATAAGAAAAAGCAGAACGGAGACCCCAAATTTCTGCTGCCAGCACTCCTTTGTGCTTGCAATAGCATTTGCTACTGTGCACAGTCTGAGAGGTGTGGTTGATTGTATAACATGGTTCATGACATTTTCAATTGGACCAAAAGATGTCCGCTATTTATGTAACCAAGCCTTTGCTCGATGTAGAAAGAAAAAGTGGCAATCACCTTCAGACCTCACCATGCCCCTAATGATGCCTGACTCTACCGTTGGCAAGGCACTTAGGAAAGACGTCATGTACTGTATTAATCGTGGTATACTAGATCTCATTGACAGGGTGATCAGAAAGGTAGAGGGAGTGCAAAATCTTGGTCAAGTTGTCAACCCAGTTGCTGCTAGCGTTATAATAGGTCAAGTTACTGAAGATGAAGACATGGACACTGAACagaaaatgctggaaaacccaTTTGAACTAAACACACGAAAGATTAAGTTTGCACCATCCTCCAACTATGGTGTGTTCTCATTTGTGAGCATGGAACCATCTGTTTTCTACCTACTATGGAAAAGCCAAAAACTAAACCTTGAAACGTTTAAACAGTCTTTCCATATCGAAGACATTAATAATGTGGATAGCAGCGGAATGTTGGAGAAATTCACAGAAGGGAAAAGTGGTAGCTTCTTCTATTTTACCCATGACCATCGTTATATAATCAAAACGGTAAATTCTGAAGAAGAAAAATTTCTGCGCAAGATAGCTAGTTCATATTACAGGTACGTAAAGGATAATCCTGATTCACTAATAGTGAGGTTATATGGCTTATATCAAGTCAGGCTAGCCTGGGAACAGAAGTACATTAGTGTAATCTTGATGGAAAACATATTCCacagtttaaagcatttgaAGATACATGAAAAATATGATTTAAAAGGATCGACTGTTGGTAGGAGAGTAAAACGAGGCAATGTGACAGCAGGTACAACATTAAAGGATCTTAATCTTCAAAAGAAAGTTTACGTCGGTCCAGAAAATAAGACCGCAGTATTGGAACAGTTAGCAAAGGACACAGCATTCCTTGCTGGGCTGCAGATAATGGATTACAGCATGATACTTGGTATTCATGATCACCAGCAGCAAAACCGCAGGCTGACTGAATCCATTGCAATAGATGGTTTCCAAGTAGTTCAACACAACCCGGGATATCAACGATACAGTGACTTGATAGAGCAGCAACCTAGAGAGAACTCGTTCATTTCTGCAAATGTTTACTCTCATTTTAGGCAGGATTTTGGTGGCATTAGGAGCTATTCTCCATACCATCCACTTAATGTACATGATGAGACTTCAAGCATCTTCCCAACTACTTACGATGGTCAGAGGATTGAGGAAATGCCTGTTGCCACATACTACTTTGGGATAATAGACATACTGCAAGAGTATAATTTGTGGAAGAAATCAGAGCACTTCTGGAAAACAAGTGTTTGTAGGAGAAATGCAAATGATGTTTCAGTGATTGATCCTGATAAATACAGGGAGAGGTTTCTGAATTTCATGGCCAACACAGTATTTGAATAA
- the LOC136269195 gene encoding uncharacterized protein isoform X1, translating into MADRGSVCGNCTDCSCVTGEQFHDRFQNVVPNVYAGGSVLSVIGCLLVFITYCRLRRLSGYLPKALVVRTALDFIIAIVHIVSRATRSARNDDTCCKLLGAVLQFVLIASSGWLLVLALDLFLSIRNPFSQGSKLRLRYHLLVWTPSLVTTIVLVTSGTHSNVAGRSMFYFCWVSVARLQTFKHYSWGLLVGPYIVLFCTSFTILVFATLVLWKRLPASNKTRTHILKQNAWCVFVLTSEILIAGGLWMSEYISIRKSRTETPNFCCQHSFVLAIAFATVHSLRGVVDCITWFMTFSIGPKDVRYLCNQAFARCRKKKWQSPSDLTMPLMMPDSTVGKALRKDVMYCINRGILDLIDRVIRKVEGVQNLGQVVNPVAASVIIGQVTEDEDMDTEQKMLENPFELNTRKIKFAPSSNYGVFSFVSMEPSVFYLLWKSQKLNLETFKQSFHIEDINNVDSSGMLEKFTEGKSGSFFYFTHDHRYIIKTVNSEEEKFLRKIASSYYRYVKDNPDSLIVRLYGLYQVRLAWEQKYISVILMENIFHSLKHLKIHEKYDLKGSTVGRRVKRGNVTAGTTLKDLNLQKKVYVGPENKTAVLEQLAKDTAFLAGLQIMDYSMILGIHDHQQQNRRLTESIAIDGFQVVQHNPGYQRYSDLIEQQPRENSFISANVYSHFRQDFGGIRSYSPYHPLNVHDETSSIFPTTYDGQRIEEMPVATYYFGIIDILQEYNLWKKSEHFWKTSVCRRNANDVSVIDPDKYRERFLNFMANTVFE; encoded by the exons ATGGCAGATCGCGGTTCTGTGTGTGGTAATTGCACGGATTGTAGCTGCGTGACTGGTGAACAATTCCATGATAGATTTCAGAATGTGGTCCCGAACGTGTACGCAGGTGGCAGCGTCCTCTCCGTGATCGGTTGTCTGCTAGTGTTCATTACTTATTGTAGATTACGAAGACTGTCAGGATACTTACCTAAAGCACTTGTAGTTAG AACTGCTTTGGATTtcattattgcaattgttcacaTTGTATCACGTGCTACTCGGTCAGCCAGAAATGACGACACTTGTTGTAAGCTGCTGGGTGCTGTTTTGCAGTTTGTCCTCATCGCATCATCTGGCTGGCTCCTTGTGTTAGCATTAGATCTGTTCCTCTCCATTAGAAACCCTTTCAG TCAAGGTTCCAAGCTTCGTTTGAGGTATCATTTACTTGTGTGGACGCCATCCCTGGTCACCACCATTGTGTTAGTTACAAGTGGAACACACTCAAATGTTGCAG GTCGCTCAATGTTTTACTTCTGTTGGGTGTCAGTAGCACGCCTGCAAACTTTTAAGCATTACTCATGGGGTCTCCTGGTTGGTCCATACATTGTATTGTTCTGTACATCTTTCACTATTCTAGTATTTGCAACATTAGTACTGTGGAAACGTCTACCTGCTAGCAACAAGACACGCACACATATTCTCAAACAGAATGCTTGGTGTGTTTTTGTTCTCACATCTGAGATTCTGATAGCTGGAGGATTATGGATGTCTGAGTACATTTCAATAAGAAAAAGCAGAACGGAGACCCCAAATTTCTGCTGCCAGCACTCCTTTGTGCTTGCAATAGCATTTGCTACTGTGCACAGTCTGAGAGGTGTGGTTGATTGTATAACATGGTTCATGACATTTTCAATTGGACCAAAAGATGTCCGCTATTTATGTAACCAAGCCTTTGCTCGATGTAGAAAGAAAAAGTGGCAATCACCTTCAGACCTCACCATGCCCCTAATGATGCCTGACTCTACCGTTGGCAAGGCACTTAGGAAAGACGTCATGTACTGTATTAATCGTGGTATACTAGATCTCATTGACAGGGTGATCAGAAAGGTAGAGGGAGTGCAAAATCTTGGTCAAGTTGTCAACCCAGTTGCTGCTAGCGTTATAATAGGTCAAGTTACTGAAGATGAAGACATGGACACTGAACagaaaatgctggaaaacccaTTTGAACTAAACACACGAAAGATTAAGTTTGCACCATCCTCCAACTATGGTGTGTTCTCATTTGTGAGCATGGAACCATCTGTTTTCTACCTACTATGGAAAAGCCAAAAACTAAACCTTGAAACGTTTAAACAGTCTTTCCATATCGAAGACATTAATAATGTGGATAGCAGCGGAATGTTGGAGAAATTCACAGAAGGGAAAAGTGGTAGCTTCTTCTATTTTACCCATGACCATCGTTATATAATCAAAACGGTAAATTCTGAAGAAGAAAAATTTCTGCGCAAGATAGCTAGTTCATATTACAGGTACGTAAAGGATAATCCTGATTCACTAATAGTGAGGTTATATGGCTTATATCAAGTCAGGCTAGCCTGGGAACAGAAGTACATTAGTGTAATCTTGATGGAAAACATATTCCacagtttaaagcatttgaAGATACATGAAAAATATGATTTAAAAGGATCGACTGTTGGTAGGAGAGTAAAACGAGGCAATGTGACAGCAGGTACAACATTAAAGGATCTTAATCTTCAAAAGAAAGTTTACGTCGGTCCAGAAAATAAGACCGCAGTATTGGAACAGTTAGCAAAGGACACAGCATTCCTTGCTGGGCTGCAGATAATGGATTACAGCATGATACTTGGTATTCATGATCACCAGCAGCAAAACCGCAGGCTGACTGAATCCATTGCAATAGATGGTTTCCAAGTAGTTCAACACAACCCGGGATATCAACGATACAGTGACTTGATAGAGCAGCAACCTAGAGAGAACTCGTTCATTTCTGCAAATGTTTACTCTCATTTTAGGCAGGATTTTGGTGGCATTAGGAGCTATTCTCCATACCATCCACTTAATGTACATGATGAGACTTCAAGCATCTTCCCAACTACTTACGATGGTCAGAGGATTGAGGAAATGCCTGTTGCCACATACTACTTTGGGATAATAGACATACTGCAAGAGTATAATTTGTGGAAGAAATCAGAGCACTTCTGGAAAACAAGTGTTTGTAGGAGAAATGCAAATGATGTTTCAGTGATTGATCCTGATAAATACAGGGAGAGGTTTCTGAATTTCATGGCCAACACAGTATTTGAATAA
- the LOC136269209 gene encoding transmembrane protein 145-like — translation MQTWNLVLFTLVLLFCDVRSSNVDGEWNGNKHEFLDKFAVTSGHHIYMYGNFTANSNATATLVFAPADLWKSLHKNVQKHSIYNNRTCTSVLAPLCNRTEGSYVYTREVPCGDVCHSQPENIIPVPHSQVTYKIENVSTQFYYAILVPCLPMESCNWSYSSGKIFATISYDVWFVSGDPFASNHDIFTYQFSYDEHGALVVLIIVIILYGILVPFHLVGYTWLFGKCDMPNFVRVFTVAMLIECTGVIFVIVHYITFAHDGQGIVVFYDLGFFLEVLADCVLLLIVLLIAKGYRITISIIRRKRLLAIIWLMYFFSVITFSVWTLFGLSKESDKNEYQEWAGGLLLACRLIALIYTIFELRSTYLQEDDPVKIRLYIVFFFVCLVWFLYLPVSVIVAATLNPVYRAMIVRTSSRVFDFMGFLGMTIFLYPYWSNRYFQFSHWFTEDEAARLI, via the exons ATGCAGACTTGGAATCTAGTCCTGTTCACTCTAGTATTGTTGTTTTGTGATGTTAGGTCGAGTAATGTGGATGGTGAGTGGAATGGTAACAAGCACGAGTTTTTGGACAAGTTTGCCGTGACCAGTGGACATCACATTTACATGTACGGAAATTTTACGGCGAACAGTAATGCTACCGCTACTCTAGTATTTGCCCCAGCTGATTTATGGAAAAGTCTGCACAAGAATGTTCAAAAACACAGTATTTACAACAACAGAACCTGTACATCAGTCTTGGCTCCTCTCTGCAACAGGACTGAGGGAAGTTATGTATACACCAGGGAGGTGCCATGTGGAGATGTGTGCCACTCCCAACCTGAAAACATCATCCCAGTTCCCCATAGCCaagttacatataaaattgaAAATGTGTCAACACAGTTTTATTATGCCATTCTTGTACCTTGCTTACCGATGGAAAGTTGTAACTGGAGCTATTCAAGTGGTAAAATATTTGCTACCATTTCATATGATGTATGGTTTGTTAGTGGGGATCCATTTGCTAGTAATCATGACATatttacatatcaattttcTTATGATGAACATGGAGCTCTTGTGGTGcttataattgtaattattcTGTATGGAATTCTAGTACCGTTCCATCTAGTCGGCTACACATGGCTGTTTGGAAAATGTGATATGCCCAATTTTGTTCGAGTGTTTACAGTTGCAATGTTGATTGAATGCACTGGTGTAATATTTGTGATCGTACATTATATCACTTTTGCTCATGATGGCCAGGGAATTGTTGTGTTCTATGACCTTGGGTTTTTCCTGGAGGTATTAGCAGATTGTGTCCTCTTGTTGATTGTCCTACTCATTGCTAAGGGATATCGTATCACCATCAGTATTATCCGACGTAAGCGACTGCTGGCCATCATCTGGTTGATGTATTTCTTCTCAGTGATCACATTTTCAGTGTGGACGTTG TTTGGGTTATCCAAGGAGTCAGATAAAAATGAGTACCAGGAATGGGCTGGTGGACTCTTACTTGCTTGTCGACTGATTGCTCTGATTTACACTATTTTTGAGCTACGCTCTACGTACTTACAAGAAGACGACCCAGTGAAGATCCGTCTGTACATTGTCTTCTTCTTTGTGTGTCTGGTTTGGTTCTTGTACCTGCCAGTATCTGTGATAGTAGCAGCAACTCTTAACCCAGTCTACCGGGCAATGATTGTGAGAACTTCAAGCAGAGTTTTTGATTTTATGGGTTTCCTTGGTATGACCATCTTCTTATACCCATACTGGTCTAACCGGTATTTCCAGTTTAGTCACTGGTTCACTGAAGATGAAGCTGCAAGACTGATATAA